The nucleotide sequence TGTTGAATCCCGAATGCGCGGCAACGACGGCGTGATCGCGGGCCTCAAGCCCGGCGCGACCGTGGTGGATTTCGGCACCTCCCTTCCCGGCTCAAGCCGTGCGCTCGCCGAGGAAGTCGCGGCTGCCGGGGGCACCTATCTGGATGCACCGCTGGGCCGCACGCCCTCGCACGCGAAGGACGGATTGCTCAACATCATGGCGTCGGGCGACCGGACCGCATTCGACAAGATCGAGCCCGTCCTCAAGGACCTGGGCGAGAATGTCTTTCACCTCGGCGACATCGGCTCGGGCCACACGATCAAACTGATCAACAACTTCTTTGGCATGACCGTCGCCAACGCGATGGCCGAAGCCTTTGCCATGGCGGATGTCGCAGGCGTCGACCGCCAACAGCTCTACGAGGTGATGGCAGCGGGGCCGCTGCATTCCGGCATGATGGATTTCGTCAAGGCGTACGGCGTCGAGGGCGATCCAAGCATGCTTGCCTTTGCGATCAAGAACGCGGCCAAGGATGTGGGGTATTATGCTCGCATGGCCGAAGAGGCGGGCGTCGACAGCATCATGAGCAAAGGCACGCTGAGCGCGCTTGAGACGGCGCGCGATACTGGTCAGGCGGATGAGATGGTCAGCCAGATGGTCGATTTCTACGTCAAGAAGTTCAAAGGCTGAGCGTGGCTGTCGCCGCCGGATCCACCGCCGATCTGCCACGCCTGGGTATCGTTCTGATGCTCTGTGCGTGGCTGATGTTTTCGGTGGTGGATACGGGGGCGAAATGGCTGGCAGTCGCGGGTATTCCGGCGGTCCAACTGGCGTTCATGCGCTACGCCGGGCATTTTGTGATCTCGATCGCGATGATTGCCCGCGGGGGCCTCACCGTCGACCGCTTTCGCACAGATCACGGCTGGCAGCTTGTCAGCCGGTCGTTCCTGCTGATTTCGGCCACACTATGCAATTTTTATGCATTGCAGTTTCTGCCGCTTACCGTGGTTTCGGCCATCGTGTTTTCCAGCCCTGTCATTGTCTGTTTCCTGTCGATTTACGTTCTGCGCGAATCCGTCGGACCGTGGCGGTGGGGCGCGATCATCCTTGGCTTTATCGGGGTGTTGATTGTCGTCCGGCCGTTCGGCACCGGATTTCATCCCGCGATGCTGTTGATCATCTACAATGCCACGGCGCTGGCATTCTATTCAATCATGACCCGCAAACTGTCGGGTTTGGTGGCGGTCGATACGATGCAATTCTACATGGGGCTTATCGGCACAGGTGTGCTCCTGCCCTTTGCGCTTCTGAATTGGACACCGCCGGATACGTCGATTGGGGTAGTCGTTTTGATCGGGCTTGGCGTTTTGGGGTGGGCCGGGCACCAGCTGCTGACAAACGCTCACCGCTTCGGGACGGCGAACCAGCTGATGCCCTTCACCTACTCGTTCCTCATTTACGTGGCCATCTGGGGCTATCTGCTGTTTGACACGGTGCCGGATCGCGCAACGCTCACCGGCGCCGGGGTCATCATGATTGCGGGCCTCATCATCTGGAAAAGAGAGCGCACAGCATGAAAATCGCCTGCATCGGGGAAGCCATGATCGAGCTGTCGATGGACGGTGCTGCGGCACAGATCGGCGTCGCGGGCGATACGCTCAATACGGCGATCTATCTGCACCGTGTCGCGCCGGACTGTCAGGTTGAGTACATCACCTGCCTCGGAGACGATCCGTTTTCCGACAGAATTGCGGAGTTTATTTCCCGCGCCGGTATCGGCACCGGCGCTATCCGCCGGATTTCCGGCGCACAAGCGGGGCTTTACGCCATCACGACGACGCCCGAGGGCGAACGCAGTTTCACCTACTGGCGCGAGAGTTCGGCGGCGCGACGTCTTTTCTCGGATCACGCATTCGACGTTCTGTCGGACTATGATGCGGTCTATTTTTCGGGGATATCCTTGGCGATTTTGCCCCACGCAGTGCGCCTTGCACTGATCGACTGGCTCGCACGCGCGTCCGTCACGGTTATCTACGACAGCAATTACCGCCCACGCTTGTGGGAAAACCTGCACATCGCCCGCGACGTGACGCGGGCCATGTGGGCACGAGCCGAAATCGCGCTGCCCTCCATCGACGACGAGATGACCCTGTTTTCCGAGGACGCCGCTGCGGTGACAGCCCGGTTTTCCGCCCATCCCGGCACCGGGGCGCTGAAACGTGGCGCGCAGGGGCCGCTATCGATCGGCGAACCGGTCAGCCAGACTTATACCGCAGCCCCACATGTCGTCGATACCACCGCCGCCGGTGACAGTTTCAACGCCGGTTATCTGGGCACAGTCCTGACAAGCGGGGATCAGGCGCGCGCCCTGATGGTGGGCCATGATCTCGCGTCGCGCGTCGTGCAGCACCGGGGTGCGATCATTCCGGGATGAGTGCGCCAAGGTCTTCCGCGCCGATCAGTGCCAGAAGCGCGGCCCTGCCGCCCTCCCCGACCAGCGCCTCGGTAACCTGTGCAGCTTTCGGATCATTCAGCAGGCGCCCCGCGCGACCTCCGCCGCGCAAAATTCCAGCCACGCCGCGATGCCACCCGCTGCGGCTGTCGCAC is from Sulfitobacter albidus and encodes:
- a CDS encoding DMT family transporter, coding for MAVAAGSTADLPRLGIVLMLCAWLMFSVVDTGAKWLAVAGIPAVQLAFMRYAGHFVISIAMIARGGLTVDRFRTDHGWQLVSRSFLLISATLCNFYALQFLPLTVVSAIVFSSPVIVCFLSIYVLRESVGPWRWGAIILGFIGVLIVVRPFGTGFHPAMLLIIYNATALAFYSIMTRKLSGLVAVDTMQFYMGLIGTGVLLPFALLNWTPPDTSIGVVVLIGLGVLGWAGHQLLTNAHRFGTANQLMPFTYSFLIYVAIWGYLLFDTVPDRATLTGAGVIMIAGLIIWKRERTA
- a CDS encoding sugar kinase, with translation MKIACIGEAMIELSMDGAAAQIGVAGDTLNTAIYLHRVAPDCQVEYITCLGDDPFSDRIAEFISRAGIGTGAIRRISGAQAGLYAITTTPEGERSFTYWRESSAARRLFSDHAFDVLSDYDAVYFSGISLAILPHAVRLALIDWLARASVTVIYDSNYRPRLWENLHIARDVTRAMWARAEIALPSIDDEMTLFSEDAAAVTARFSAHPGTGALKRGAQGPLSIGEPVSQTYTAAPHVVDTTAAGDSFNAGYLGTVLTSGDQARALMVGHDLASRVVQHRGAIIPG
- a CDS encoding NAD(P)-dependent oxidoreductase, which produces MGGAMVGRLQDQGYALHVLGNRDRTYLDAAIARGATEAASARAVAEASDIVMLCMGTSDHVESRMRGNDGVIAGLKPGATVVDFGTSLPGSSRALAEEVAAAGGTYLDAPLGRTPSHAKDGLLNIMASGDRTAFDKIEPVLKDLGENVFHLGDIGSGHTIKLINNFFGMTVANAMAEAFAMADVAGVDRQQLYEVMAAGPLHSGMMDFVKAYGVEGDPSMLAFAIKNAAKDVGYYARMAEEAGVDSIMSKGTLSALETARDTGQADEMVSQMVDFYVKKFKG